The genomic stretch ATGGGCCTCCATGCGGCTGCATTCAGCGCCTTTTTCGTCTCGTAAGATCGCCCGCAGGCGGTTGCAGATGGGGGCTACCAGTTCGAGTGTCAGCACATCGATGAAGATGGGGGACTTAACTTTTGCAAACATGTTAGTGGCTGGGTTTGGTTTTTTGACATAAGATACGGATCACGTTCCTTAACCATTTCAAACGATTCTTTGGCTCTTCGTTGTATTCAATAGGGTGCTGTGTGGATTCTGTGTGGATAAATATAAACCGGATTATTCAAATTAGCAAGTGAATGGAGCATTTAATTCCAATAAATGTGGTCATAGGCGACCGGACCTACCGGATCCGGATAGCACCCACCGATGAGGAAGTGGTGCGGAAGACCCTCAAATTGATCAATGACAAGATCATTGAGTTCAAGACCCAGTTTGCAGGCAAGGATATGCAGGACTATGTTGCCATGGTGGTGCTCTGGTATGCCACCCAGCAAAAAGCGGCCGGGGAAGACCGGCCGCTGGAAGCAAGTGAAACGGAAAAACAGTTGTCAGGACTGGAAAAGCTCCTGGACAGAATGCTCTCCCCGCAGGGATGATCCCCTTATTTCGTTACGTTTTCGTCTGAAGTATATTTCATGTTGAGCGGAATGGTCTGACCACTGGCCTCCAGTGTGCCCTTGGCCTCGCCTTTCAGCTGGCGGCTTTTTACCAGCCCGGTGGCCGTATCGGCTATGAGCTGGCCTTCTGTTGTGCCTTTCAGGTCCAGGTTAAAGCTCATACCCATCTGGTCTATGGTGCCTGCACGGGACAGGATGCCATTAATGGCAATCACCACCTGGCCCTTGGTCAGTTCTTTCACCAGGTAAGTGGTGGTGGCTTTACCGTCCTTATCAACCGTGGAGTCCGCCCAGCTCTCGCCTACTTTCAGGGTCCTGGCCGGCAGTTTGGCAATCAGTTCGTACTGGCCGCCCGGTTTGGGATCACCCAGCGGGGTGCCCAGGGCCAGCGCATCCATCATCCCGCCGGTGGCAGGTGAAGCAGTGACCGCGGAGGAATCTACAGCGGTGATAATGCCATTGGCGTCAACAGTTACCGTAACAGGCTTGTCCAGCTTTTCGCCCATCACCTTGCCCATCTCACCCTGGCGGTCTTCCGGCTTATCAGAATCAAAGCTCATATCCTGGCCCATGCCGTTCATGGAGGCTACAATCCTTTTGATCTTGCTGGTGGCCGAAAAATCCTTTGCGCTGCTCTTATTGATAGTGAAATCAGCGGTAATGGTTACATTCTGGTCAATGGTCAGGGGCATGCCCATCATGTCCATCTCAATGGTCATCTTAGATACAGTGGCTTTCTGCAATTGCTGGCCGGGAGTAAAACTGATCTTACGGATAGGTTGTTGAGCCTGTGCAGCGCCTGCAGTCAGTAAGGCAAGCGCAACCAAAAAATTCCTCATATGAACATCAAAGTTTTTATTGGCCGGGGGCCGGTGATGAATTGACTTATTAACGGCAAGCTACGCATAAATGTTGGGCAAGTACCGCCCGTCTGTGTAAGAAAGGAGCTGTTTTCAGCCGGTAGCTATCAGTTTTTGGCCAGCAGGAAATGGAAGGGACGGTATTGACGGTTATTGAGGTACTGGCGGATGCGGTCTGTATGTTGGGTGATGCTGCCTTTGTGTACCCGCGCCAGCTCCAGGCAACGGTTAGTGGCCAGCGCTTCTACTGTGAGTAAACGACTGCAGAGCAGCTCATACTGTTGCAGCGCAGCCGCTGCCGACGGCTGCCCATCGCTAAGCATTACCTCGTAATATTTCAGTTGATATACCCGCATATGGATCCTAAGGCTGTTAAGAGTACTAATATCGGTATTCCGCAGCTATTTCTATCCGGATTGGACGACAATCCGGACAAAATACCAGCGGAGCGCATGTTTGGGACGGTAAAGACTTTGCAAATCCCCTGCCAGCCTGCTTTCCCGGACCCGCCGGGAGCCCGGAACGGCCCTGCTGCTGCATCTCATTTTACCGGCCTTTTTACCAAATTTTCAGGCCTGATTTCTTACGCACAGGATCTGTGAATTTCTTTTGGGAGGGGGTGGCAAACTTTTGTAAATTGGGGATAGCCGGGCTTTCTTTGTGGATAACCCGGGGCTGACTGTGGATGAGCCGGTGAACAGCGGGTGTCTAAATATAGATTGGCAAAAAATTTTTCCGGGAAGGGATAGGGGGCTATATTCGCCGTCCTGACTCAAGCGGTAACATTCGGGTAACCCTGTAATAACAATTTCGTAATACAAGACTGGAACTGACCCGCAAGTCATTGGTTGGCAATGCCCAATTGATGTGGCAAGGCCATTTTATCGCCCATTCCTAAGAAAACTGTTCGCGAAAGCTCGTCAAACCAATGTGTTAACCTTTATGTTCTTGTTGGATGGACTTAACTAACCTTAACAGTAAAGATAAAGACCGTAAACAGCGCCGGAAAGGGTCCCTGGACCTGAGTACCATGGTTTACGGGAAAGTGCCCCCCCAGGCCAAAGACCTGGAAGAAGCCGTACTGGGCGCCCTGATGCTGGAAAAAAGTGCTTTCGATATTGTGATCGAGATCCTGAAGCCGGAATGTTTCTACGTGGAATCCCACCAGCGGATCTACCGCGCCATGCAAAGCCTGCAGCAGAAAAACCAGCCCATTGATATCCTGACCGTAGTGGAAGAGCTGAAAAGCAAGACTGAGCTGGAAATGGTAGGCGGCGCTTACTATGTTACCCGCCTCACCAATGCTGTGGTTTCCTCCGCCAATATTGAGGCCCACTCCCGGATCATCCTCCAGAAATTCATCCAGCGCGAGCTGATCCGCATCAGCGGCGAAACCATCAGTGACGCCTATGAGGACAGCACCGATGTATTTGACCTGCTGGACGAAGCAGAAAGCCGCCTTTTTGAGATCACCAATAATCACCTCCGGAAGAATTACGACAGTATTGACTCGGTGCTGGTGAAGACCGTACAGCGGATCGAGGACATGCGTAGCCGGACCGAAGATATCAGCGGTGTGCCCAGCGGATTCAGCACCCTTGATAAAGTGACCTACGGCTGGCAACCTTCTGACCTGATCATCCTGGCTGCCCGTCCTGCGGTAGGTAAAACGGCCTTCGCCCTTAACCTGGTACGGAATGCGGCCCTCAGCGCCAAAGCCGTGCCGGTGGCCTTCTTCAGCTTGGAAATGTCCTCGGCGCAGCTGGTACAACGTATCCTCTCCGCCGAAAGCGAAATATGGCTGGAAAAGATCTCCCGCGGTAAAATGGAAGATCATGAAATGAAACAGCTCTATGCCAAAGGTATCCAGAAGCTGGCGCAGGCCCCCATCTTCATTGACGATACCGCGGCCCTGAACGTGTTTGAACTGCGGGCCAAATGCCGCCGGTTGAAGAACAAGCACAATATCGGTTTCATTGTCATTGACTATCTCCAGCTGATGAGCGGCGGCGGTGGTAAAAACACCAACCGCGAGCAGGAGATCAGCCAGATCTCCCGGAACCTCAAGACCCTGGCCAAGGAGCTGTATGTACCCATCATTGCCCTGTCCCAGTTAAGCCGGGCCGTGGAAACGCGGAAAGAGGGTAACAAGATGCCGCAGCTGAGTGACCTTCGGGAATCGGGCGCCATTGAACAGGATGCGGACATGGTCATGTTCATTTACCGTCCCGAATACTATGATATTACGTCCAATGAAATGGGCGAAAGCAATAAAGGGGAAACCCACGTTCGGATAGCCAAACACCGGAACGGTTCGCTGGAAACCATCAAGCTGCGCGCCTTACTGCATATCCAGAAATTCCAGGAGATGGAAGAGGATGATTTTGGCGGTATCGGCGGCGGTGGCGGCAGCTGGCGTCCCCTGCCACCTCCGGAAGGCGGTGGTGCTGCCAGTGATGGCGCCGGCGGAGCCAAGCTCTATATACAGGCCGGCAGTAAAATGAATGATATGCCTTACGGTGAGGATGATGAAGCACCGTTCTAACATAAGTTCACGTTGCAAATGAGGTTGCAATCTTTTCAATCGAAGGGTGGGGCTACAGTTCCATCCTTCTTGTTTTCAGGCAGCGGTATCCCGGCAAGCATTTCGGGCCGGTCAGCAGGCTTCACCCATTTTGCCCCGGGAAGTTCTATCTTGCAGCCATGAGTCTGCCGATCTTTTACCTTGATACACCCGCCGGCAAAGGCGCTTTCCTCACGCTACCCGAAGAAGCATCCAGACATATTGTCCAGGTCCTGCGCATGAAAACCGGCGAGCGTATACGCCTGGCCGATGGCCGGGGACAATTACTGGTAGCCGCTATCACAGACGATCACAAGAAAAAATGCACCGTCCAGGTCCTGGAAGCAGCAAGCGTGACGCCGCCTGCCCGCAGGATCAGCATCGGCATCTCCCTGCTCAAAAATAACAGCCGGCTGGAATGGTTCCTGGAAAAAGCCACGGAGATTGGCGTTACTGAAATTATCCCCCTGCTCTGTGAACGCACCGAACGCCAGCATTTTCGCCATGACCGTATGAACAGCATCCTGATCAGCGCCATGCTGCAAAGCCAGCAGGCCTGGCTGCCAGTCCTGCATGAGCCGGTAGCGTTCCCGCAATTGTTCCGGCTGGAAGACATAGGGAAGATCCCGCAAAGACTGATAGCCCACTGTGAGCCCGCCGAAAAGCAATCCCTCACGGCCATTCCCGGCAGTGATACCCGCTTATTGCTGATAGGTCCCGAAGGAGATTTTACACCCGAAGAAATTGCGCTGGCTTTGGAACATGGTTTTGTTCCCGTATCCCTGGGAGAAACAAGATTGCGTACGGAGACTGCCGGCGTAGTAGCGGCTGCATTGTTGAAGATGGGTAGTCCTGGCCAATAAGAGTATTTGGTTCGAACCAAAAAAATGGCTGTTTAACAGCTGTAGATTTGACGAAATCCTGCAAGAGCACAGGTTAACAGCCCAACTCCTGCCGCTGGAACACGCAGGAGATCATGGTTTTTATTTCCCTGGCAGTGCTTCGCCTTCTTTCAGCACCGGTTCCCTTAGCTCCACCGGCTTTTGTTTCTTTGCTTTCTTACGCATCCACATATTCAGCATCTCCACACCAAAGGAGAAAGCCATGGATACATAGATATAGCCCTTGTCAATATGGCTGTGGTGAATTGGCTCCAGACCTTCAAAGAACAGGCTGAAACCAACCATCAGCAGGAAGGCCAGGGCCAGCATTTTGAGGGTAGGGTGCTGGTGGATAAAGCCGGAGATCTTATCGGCAAAGAAGAACATCACGATCATGGCAATGATCACGGCAATGATCATCACGGACACTATCTTGGCCAGGCCAACGGCGGTGATGATACTGTCAAAGGAAAACACCATATCTATCAGGATGATCTGTCCAATGATGGCGCCAAAAGAGCTTTTAGCCGCTTTGGGGTTGATGGTCTCTTCATCGCCCTCCAGCTTGTGGTGGATCTCTTTAACTGTTTTATAAAGCAGGAACAGACCGCCCACAAACATGATCACGTTGCGGAGGTTGAAGGCATGGTGCTCGCCGCGGAAATCAAAACCGAAAAGCTCGCGGTTACCGTTGTTGACCAGCCAGCCGATGGCCAGCAGCAGCGCCACCCGGGCGGCAATGCCGGCTATCATCCAGATCCGTCTGGCTTTGAGCTGCTCCTGCTTGTTCAGCCGGCCCATAAGAATGGAGACAAAGATCACATTGTCGATCCCCAGCACCACTTCCAGCGTGGTGAGGGTCAGCAGGCTGATCAGTGCGTCAACGGACAGTAATTGTTCCATGAGAGGAAGTATAGTAGTTATGTATAAACGAAAAGGAAGTTGTCAGCAAAAATAGGGGGAATCCGCTCACTGCCCCATACCGCTGCAAATATTCTTTACAATACCGGGACCCTCATAGATAAAGCCGGTCCATACCTGTACCAGCACGGCGCCGGCATCCAGTTTCTCCTGGGCGTCCTTTGTGGTAAAGATACCCCCCGAGGCAATGACAGGAAGCTGGCCATTTGTTTTCTGGCAGATATACTTCACCACATCGGTAGCACGCCGGGTGAGGGGTTTACCGCTCACACCACCGGCGCCCATGGCCTCAACCTTGGCGGCGGGGGTTACCAGCCCTTCGCGACTGATAGTGGTATTGGTGGCTACCAGGCCGTCCAGCTGGATC from Candidatus Pseudobacter hemicellulosilyticus encodes the following:
- a CDS encoding cell division protein ZapA encodes the protein MEHLIPINVVIGDRTYRIRIAPTDEEVVRKTLKLINDKIIEFKTQFAGKDMQDYVAMVVLWYATQQKAAGEDRPLEASETEKQLSGLEKLLDRMLSPQG
- a CDS encoding DUF6263 family protein; amino-acid sequence: MRNFLVALALLTAGAAQAQQPIRKISFTPGQQLQKATVSKMTIEMDMMGMPLTIDQNVTITADFTINKSSAKDFSATSKIKRIVASMNGMGQDMSFDSDKPEDRQGEMGKVMGEKLDKPVTVTVDANGIITAVDSSAVTASPATGGMMDALALGTPLGDPKPGGQYELIAKLPARTLKVGESWADSTVDKDGKATTTYLVKELTKGQVVIAINGILSRAGTIDQMGMSFNLDLKGTTEGQLIADTATGLVKSRQLKGEAKGTLEASGQTIPLNMKYTSDENVTK
- the dnaB gene encoding replicative DNA helicase is translated as MDLTNLNSKDKDRKQRRKGSLDLSTMVYGKVPPQAKDLEEAVLGALMLEKSAFDIVIEILKPECFYVESHQRIYRAMQSLQQKNQPIDILTVVEELKSKTELEMVGGAYYVTRLTNAVVSSANIEAHSRIILQKFIQRELIRISGETISDAYEDSTDVFDLLDEAESRLFEITNNHLRKNYDSIDSVLVKTVQRIEDMRSRTEDISGVPSGFSTLDKVTYGWQPSDLIILAARPAVGKTAFALNLVRNAALSAKAVPVAFFSLEMSSAQLVQRILSAESEIWLEKISRGKMEDHEMKQLYAKGIQKLAQAPIFIDDTAALNVFELRAKCRRLKNKHNIGFIVIDYLQLMSGGGGKNTNREQEISQISRNLKTLAKELYVPIIALSQLSRAVETRKEGNKMPQLSDLRESGAIEQDADMVMFIYRPEYYDITSNEMGESNKGETHVRIAKHRNGSLETIKLRALLHIQKFQEMEEDDFGGIGGGGGSWRPLPPPEGGGAASDGAGGAKLYIQAGSKMNDMPYGEDDEAPF
- a CDS encoding RsmE family RNA methyltransferase; this encodes MSLPIFYLDTPAGKGAFLTLPEEASRHIVQVLRMKTGERIRLADGRGQLLVAAITDDHKKKCTVQVLEAASVTPPARRISIGISLLKNNSRLEWFLEKATEIGVTEIIPLLCERTERQHFRHDRMNSILISAMLQSQQAWLPVLHEPVAFPQLFRLEDIGKIPQRLIAHCEPAEKQSLTAIPGSDTRLLLIGPEGDFTPEEIALALEHGFVPVSLGETRLRTETAGVVAAALLKMGSPGQ
- a CDS encoding TerC family protein: MEQLLSVDALISLLTLTTLEVVLGIDNVIFVSILMGRLNKQEQLKARRIWMIAGIAARVALLLAIGWLVNNGNRELFGFDFRGEHHAFNLRNVIMFVGGLFLLYKTVKEIHHKLEGDEETINPKAAKSSFGAIIGQIILIDMVFSFDSIITAVGLAKIVSVMIIAVIIAMIVMFFFADKISGFIHQHPTLKMLALAFLLMVGFSLFFEGLEPIHHSHIDKGYIYVSMAFSFGVEMLNMWMRKKAKKQKPVELREPVLKEGEALPGK